A stretch of the Solanum dulcamara chromosome 6, daSolDulc1.2, whole genome shotgun sequence genome encodes the following:
- the LOC129891499 gene encoding probable serine/threonine-protein kinase At1g54610, translating into MGGICGKPSSPVQNRRGRQKKSEFTKGGTVASRVPRAVSSKREESFRVKDKLENGDVKLGLIDRKSNGSRKVRDDHYEQIKEKLGLIVNGCPGNGVVPKALEGELIAAGWPSWLAAVAGEAINGWLPRKADTFEKLDKIGQGTYSSVYKARDLTNNKLVALKRVRFDNMDIESVKFMAREIVILRKLDHPNIIKLEGLVASRSSCSLYLVFEYMEHDLTGLASLPDNKFTEPQMKCYMHQLLSGLDHCHSRGVLHRDIKGSNLLINNNGILKIADFGLATFFDHHQSVPLTSRVVTLWYRPPELLLGASHYGVAVDLWSTGCILGELYAGKPIMPGRTEVEQLHKIFKLCGSPSENYWKKEKLHHSTAFKPLHPYRRRLGETFKDLPPSAVKLMDTLLSIDPELRGTAVSALESEFFTTKPLPCDPSSLPKYPPSKEIDAKLREEEARRQGAAGVKNQFGDGHMRGSKEPRAVPAPDANAELARSMQRRQSSSNPKSRSEHFYPYKEAASGFPIDQHRPLQPSKEKGGDHLENHSERFSHSGPLAPGFGWAKSGKKYDHDISVGSNRADLSKFSALVASRSVVAGDARDRFVASQLESGRQVERPVCLLDEHPRKQDWKHQMQNHAGSRQFDSGRASIKEQNLHGHGHKGNTIHFSGPLLVQPNKVDQMLKEHDRRIQEAARRARLEKARAGKGQAQGMQRTTNSFYVTSLGSR; encoded by the exons ATGGGTGGTATTTGTGGAAAACCTTCCTCACCCGTGCAAAATAGGCGGGGTAGACAAAAGAAGAGTGAATTTACAAAAGGGGGAACTGTGGCATCACGCGTACCAAGAGCTGTTTCTTCAAAGAGAGAGGAAAGCTTCAGGGTGAAAGACAAGTTGGAAAATGGTGATGTGAAGCTTGGTTTGATAGATAGGAAGTCTAATGGATCAAGAAAGGTCAGGGATGATCATTATGAGCAGATAAAGGAAAAGCTTGGACTCATTGTGAATGGTTGTCCTGGAAATGGAGTTGTCCCAAAAGCCTTGGAAGGGGAGCTAATTGCTGCTGGATGGCCTTCTTGGCTTGCTGCTGTAGCTGGTGAAGCTATTAATGGATGGCTTCCTCGCAAGGCCGATACATTCGAGAAATTAGACAAG ATTGGCCAAGGGACTTATAGTAGTGTATACAAGGCTCGTGACCTAACTAACAATAAACTTGTTGCACTCAAAAGAGTGAGGTTTGATAATATGGATATTGAAAGTGTCAAATTTATGGCAAGGGAGATAGTCATTTTGCGTAAGCTTGATCATCCGAATATTATCAAATTGGAAGGCTTGGTTGCATCAAGATCATCTTGCAGTTTGTACCTTGTTTTTGAGTACATGGAACATGATCTCACTGGACTGGCATCTCTTCCTGATAACAAATTTACAGAACCGCAG ATGAAATGCTATATGCATCAACTTCTTAGTGGACTTGATCATTGCCATAGTCGGGGTGTTTTGCATCGGGACATTAAAGGTTCAAATCTTCTTATCAACAATAACGGGATCTTGAAGATTGCAGATTTTGGCTTAGCAACCTTTTTTGATCATCACCAAAGTGTTCCTTTGACAAGCCGTGTTGTGACTCTTTGGTATCGACCACCCGAGCTCTTACTTGGAGCAAGTCACTATGGAGTCGCTGTAGATTTGTGGAGTACTGGTTGCATACTTGGAGAATTATATGCTGGCAAGCCCATTATGCCCGGAAGAACAGAG GTGGAGCAGCTGCATAAGATTTTTAAGCTTTGTGGTTCACCATCTGAGAATtattggaaaaaagaaaaattacatCATTCAACAGCATTTAAACCATTACATCCTTACAGACGGCGTCTTGGGGAAACATTTAAGGATCTTCCTCCGTCTGCTGTGAAGTTGATGGACACATTACTTTCTATAGATCCTGAACTTAGGGGAACAGCTGTCAGTGCTCTTGAGAGTGAG TTCTTCACCACAAAGCCATTGCCTTGTGATCCTTCAAGTTTGCCAAAGTACCCTCCCAGCAAGGAAATTGATGCAAAACTGCGGGAAGAAGAAGCTCGAAG ACAAGGAGCTGCAGGAGTGAAGAACCAATTTGGTGATGGGCATATGAGAGGATCAAAAGAACCTCGAGCTGTTCCAGCACCTGATGCTAATGCCGAGTTGGCAAGGTCCATGCAG AGGAGGCAGAGCAGTTCAAATCCTAAGAGCCGATCTGAGCACTTCTATCCCTATAAAGAAGCTGCTTCCGGTTTTCCAATTGATCAACATAGACCATTACAGCCAAGCAAAGAAAAAGGCGGAGATCACTTGGAGAATCATTCAGAGAGATTTTCTCATTCAGGACCTCTCGCTCCAGGATTTGGGTGGGCAAAATCTGGGAAGAAATATGATCATGACATTTCTGTTGGTTCCAATAGAGCCGACTTATCAAAGTTTTCCGCTTTAGTAGCATCTAGGTCAGTTGTGGCTGGTGATGCTCGAGACCGATTTGTTGCTTCGCAGCTGGAATCTGGCCGTCAAGTAGAAAGGCCGGTATGCTTGCTTGACGAACATCCAAGGAAGCAGGATTGGAAGCATCAGATGCAAAACCATGCTGGTTCTCGTCAATTTGACAGTGGAAGGGCTAGTATTAAAGAACAAAATCTG CATGGCCATGGTCATAAGGGAAACACAATCCATTTCTCTGGTCCACTACTTGTTCAACCAAATAAAGTGGATCAAATGCTTAAAGAACACGATCGTCGTATCCAGGAAGCTGCACGACGAGCAAGGCTCGAGAAGGCAAGAGCTGGCAAAGGCCAAGCTCAAGGGATGCAGAGAACAACCAATTCTTTTTACGTTACTAGTCTGGGATCGCGCTAG